A stretch of DNA from Promicromonospora sukumoe:
GATGGCGAAGAGGAAGGGCGTCTCCTTGAACATGGAGATCGCGTAGTTGCCGAGGCCCGGCAGCGTGTTGCGGATGGCCTGCGGCAGCACGACCGCGCCCCAGGTGCGCGAACGCGGCAGGTCGAGGGCGACGGCGGCTTCCCACTGTCCCTTCGGCACCGCGTCGATACCGGCCCGGTACACCTCGGACAGGTACGTCGCGTAGTGGATCCCGAGCACGATGCAGCCGATCACCAGGGGTGGCGTGCTGCTGAACACGAGGTAGGCGAAGACCAGCTGCACGAGCAGCGGGGTCGAGCGGATGAACTCGGTCAGCAGGCCGACGGGCATCGTCACGATGCGCAGCTTCGAGCGGCGCAAAAGGGCGACGAGAAGGCCCAGCACCGACGCGATGGCCATGCCGACCACGGTCGCGAGCAGCGTGATCCAGAGGCCGTCGATCAGCAGCGGAAGCACTTCCCCGACGCGGTCCCAGCTCCAGGTGAAGCTCATGCGGTGACACCTCCGCCCGTGGTGGTGGGTACGGGCGCGACCTGGAGCACCTCACGCGGCGACGGGCCGATGCCGACACGACTCTTGGCCCGCGCCTCGATGGCGTTCATCAGCAGCGTGAGCAGGTACGCGATGGCGAAGTAAAGCAGGAGGCCGACGACGTACGAGAACACCGTGTCCTGCGTCCCGCGGCGCATCTGCTCGATGAAGTAGTTGAGGTCGTGCAGCAGGATGTAGGTGGCGAGGGCCGAGCCCTTCACGAGCTGGATGAGCAGGTTCGTGAACATGGGGATCATCAGCGGCCAGGCCTGGGGCAGGATCACGCGTCGCAGCCGGTGCCCAGGGCTCATGTCGAGCGCCGTCGTGGCCTCCCACTGCCCCTGCGGCACCGCGTTGATGGAGCCACGCACGACCTCGGCGCCGTACGCACCGTAGTTCAGGCCGAGCGCGAGGATGCCGCAGGCCAGCGACTCGAGCTGGAACCCGAAGACGGGCAGCACGTAGAACAGCCAGAACAGCTGCACGACCAGCGACGTCCCGCGGAAGAACTCCACGACGACGCGTGAGGGCACCCGGACCCACCACCGGCCGCGCGACCCGAGTCCGAGCAGCATGGCTACCAGGAAGGCGAGGGCCGCGCCGCCGACGGTGAGCTCCAGCGTGACGAGGACGCCCTCACCGAGCCGGGGCAGCCCGTTGACGAGATATTCGAGATTCTCGGACACGGGCTCGGTCAGCCGTCCAGGCCGAGCTCCGGGGCGAGCTCGGTTGCCAGCGTCTCGAGGTCACCCTCGCAGAGCTTCTCGGTCGTCATCCCCTCGACGGGACGCTCGGCGGCGGTGAAGCCATACTCACCGACGATGTCGAGGTAGCGGTCCTCGTCCGCGACGATCTCGGCGAGCTTCTCGTTGTACGCGTCGCGGAGCTCGGTGTCGTTGGTGCGGAAGACCGTGCCGCCGGCACCGATCTGCGGTACGCCGTCGATCTCGGCCACGAAGGATTCCGTGACCTCGATGTCGGCGTCCGACTTCGCGGCCAGCGCGTTGAGCGAGATGGCCGTCAGTGCGAACGCATCGACCCGACCTGCCGTCAGCGCGTCCAGGCCGTCCTGGGGCGTCCCGACCTCGGTGTTGTCGATCTCGAGCGAGGAGGCGTAGTCGCCCTCGATCGCACCGCTCATCGTGGCGAGCTTGACCCCCGCGTCCTTGGCGGACTGCATGTCCGTCAGGTTGTCCGGGTTGCCCGCAGGAACCATGAACGCCGTGGTGTACATGAACTCGGGCTCGCTGAACGAGGCTTCCTCACAGCGCTCCGGGAGGATGGACATACCGGCGCTCACGGCATCGAAGCGGTTGGCGTTGAGGCCGGGGATCAGCGAGCCGAACTCGGTGTTCACACCCTCGACGGTCTCGATGCCCAGCTCGGAGAAGACCTCCCGGTGCAGCGCGACGGTCGCGCCGGTGAGCTCGCCGTTCGCGTCCTCGTAGCTGTAGGGCTCCTCGCCGGCGAAGCCGACGGTGACGGTGCCCTTGCTCTGGAGGTTCTCCAGGGCACTGCCGCCGCCCTCTGCTCCGCTCGTGTCGACGCGGGAGCACGCGGCCAGCGCCACCAGGGTGAGTACGGACCCTGTGGCGAGGACGGCTCGGCGGAGCGGGCGGACGCTTGATCTAGACATGGTTCCCTTCACGCCATCCGGGCAGGTCTCGTAAAGCCCGGATGGGCTGGAGTTCACGGACGACTCGCCACCGTAGCGAATTGGCGACGTTCAGACAATCTAGCGTTCGACATTAGGATTGTCTACAATCTGCAAGTTCACCCGGCCGGCGCCACCCCTGCTACCGCCGTGGCCACACTGATGTCCGCGCACCGGCGATGATGGTCGTCATCGACGTTGCGCTCACGGAAGGAGCACCGATGTCCCACCCGCCACGGGCCACCCTGGCGACTGCGCCGTCCTTCTCGCGCGTGACGCGTCCCTCGACCGTCGACCTGATCCAGACCGAGCTGCGCAACGCCGTGTACGCCGGTGTGCTCGCCGTCGGCTCGCCGATCCGGGAGGTCGAGGTCGCGACCCAGCTCGGCGTGAGCCGCGGCCCCCTGCGGGAGGCCGCCCAGCGCCTGGTCCAGGAGGGTCTGCTGGTCGCGACCCCCGGTCGCGGCATGCGCGTGGCGACCATCTCCAAGGAGCGGCTTCCGGCGCTCTACGAGGCGCGCAAGTCCGTGGAGATCACCGCCGCCCGCCTGCTCGTCCGCTCCGGGGACGACGCCGCTCTGGCGAGCGTGCGCCGGGCGCACGACGAGCTCGTCGAGGCGAACCGCACGGGCGACGCACGGCGCCTCGGTGGCGCCGACCTCAACCTGCACTGGGCGCTCGTCGCGGCCACCGGCAACCCCTGGCTCACGCGCTGGATGACCACGCTCATCGTCGAGGTGCGGATGGCCACGTTCTCCGTGAGCGACGAGTACGTGGTGCGCAAGGACACAGCCGACGCGCACGCGGTGATCGTCGAACGACTGGAGGCCCGGGACGAGGAAGGCCTGGTCACGGTCATCACCGAGATGCTCGACGGTGCCGTCGCCCGCCTGCTCGGCAAGGAGGACGAGCCCGTCGAGACGCTGGAGGAGCCCGCCGACGCGCCGGCGATCACGCTCGGCCCGATCGACGCCCCCGACGAGATGTAAGGGTCGAGCCGCGCCGCTGGTCGAGCCTGTCGAGACCCGGCTCCCCGAACGGCCGCCGTCAGACCCAGGCCGCCGGGTCCGCGAGGACCGCCCGCAGCACCTCGCGCGCCCCGCCCGTGAGCGCCGCCTGCGGGCCGGCCTGGGCGGCCCGCACCTCCAGGTCGACGAACGGCGCCGCGAGGACGCGGTCGGCGAGCACTGCCTCGACGTCGGCCCGGAGCCACGGCAGCAGCTCGGTGTAGGCGCCACCGAGCACGATGGTGGACACGTCGAGCAGGTTCACGAAGTCCGCGAGCGCCGAGCCCAGGGCGCGGCCGGCGGGCAGGGCCGCGCCGTCGGCGCCCGGAGCGGTGTCCCGCTCGGTGAGCAGGCCGACGAGCGCGGCGAGCGGCGCGTCGGGCGGCAGGCCGGCGGCGCGCATCATCGCCTCCTTGCCCGCGTACTGCTCCAGGCATCCGAACGCGCCGCACGAGCACCGCGGCCCGGCAGGGTCGACGACGACGTGCCCGATCTCGCCGTTCCAGCCCCGCTCCCCCAGGAAGAGCGCGCGGTCGACGACGATGGCGGCGCCGATGCCGACGTCGCCCGAGACGAAGACGAACGAGTCCGGGGCAGCGACGTCGGACCCGCCGGCGAGCTCGGCGAGCGCGGCGAGCTTGGCCTCGTTGGCGATGCGGACGGGCAGGTCGCCGAGGCCGAGCAGCGGCACGGGGTCGAGCGTGGACCAGCCCAGGTTGGGGGCCACCTCCAGCAGGCCGGTGCGCGGGTCGACCAGGCCGGGCAGGGCGAGCCGCGCGCCGGCGACGGTCATGCCCGCGGCCGCGACGTCGTCGCACACCTCCCGGGCGAGGTCGCCGAGCCGGTGCAGCACCAAGGCGGGGTCGCTGTCGTGCAGCGCGCCGGGGACCACGCGGTCGACCACGACGTCGCCGGTGAGGTCGAGCACGCGCACGCCGAGGTAGTCGACGTTCACCTCCAGCCCGAGGCCGACGACGGACCGCGGCGCGGGGACCAGGGGCACGGCGGGCCGGCCGGCGCGTCCACCGGTCACGGCGGGCAGCTCGCGGACCAGCCGGGCGGCGACGAGCTGGTCCACCAGCGTGGACACCGTGGCGCGGGCCAGACCGGTCGCGGCGGCCACGCCGGCGCGTGACAGTGGTTCCGGGACCTCGAACACGGCACGGGCCACGAGCTCCAGGTTGTGCTCGCGCAGGGAGTGCTGGCGGGCCGCGGCGGGGCCCGTCCGCGTGGTGGTCTCGTGGGCGGTCCCGGCGGTGGTCACGCCTTGACTGTAGCCGAGGCCCGGGTAATAGTTCAGTCGTACAACTAATGCGGCGCCGCATGCCGGGGCCGCCCTCGACGAGGAGACCCCGTGAGCGACATCAAGTACTCGTTCGGCCTGTGGACCGTCGGCTGGCCTGCCGCCGACCCGTTCGGCACGGCGACCCGCCCCGAGCTCGACCCGGCCGAGTCGGTCCGCAAGCTCGCCGACCTCGGCGCCTGGGGCTTCACGTTCCACGACAACGACGTCTACCCCTTCGGCTCGGACGACGCCGAGCGCCAGAAGCACATCGACGCCGTCAAGAAGGCCTCCGCCGAGACCGGCCTGGTCTGCGAGATGGTCACCACCAACACGTTCACGCACCCCGTCTTCAAGGACGGCGCGTTCACCTCCAACAACCGCGAGGTGCGCCGCTTCGGCCTGCGCAAGGTGCTGCGCAACGTGGACCTCGCCGCCGACATGGGCGCGTCCACGTTCGTCATGTGGGGTGGCCGCGAGGGCACCGAGTACGACAACTCGAAGGACCTCCACGCGGCGCACGCGCGCTACGCCGAGGGCATCGACACCGTCGCCTCGTACATCAAGGAGAAGGGCTACGGGCTCAACATCGCCCTGGAGCCCAAGCCCAACGAGCCCCGCGGCGACATCTTCCTGCCGACCATCGGGCACGCCATCGCGCTGATCGACTCGCTCGACAACGCCGACATCGTGGGCCTCAACCCCGAGGTCGGCCACGAGCAGATGGCCAACCTGAACTACACGCACGGCATCGCCCTGGCCCTGCACGTCGGCAAGCTGTTCCACATCGACCTGAACGGCCAGCACGGCCCGAAGTTCGACCAGGACCTCGTGTTCGGCCACGGCGACCTGCTGTCCGCGTTCTTCACGGTCGACCTGCTGGAGAACGGCTTCCCGAACGGCGGCCCCCGCTACGAGGGCCCGCGGCACTTCGACTACAAGCCCTCGCGCACCGAGTACCTCGACGGCGTGTGGGAGTCGGCCAAGGCCAACATGAAGACGTACGACCTGCTCGCCGCCAAGGCGAAGCAGTACCGCGAGGACCCCGAGGTCCAGGCCGCCTTCGAGCAGGCCGGGATCTTCGAGCTGGGCCAGTCGACGCTCGCCGAGGGCGAGACGTTCGACTCCTTCCTCGCCGAGGCCGACCCCGACGTCGACGCCCTGGCCGAGAAGGACTACGGCCTGGTCCGCCTGCACCAGCTGGCGCTGAACCACCTGATCGGCTGACCTCCTCTCTGGTCGAAGTCCCGTCCGCTGGTCGAGCTTGTCGAGACCTCACCAGGTCTCGACAAGCTCGACCAGCGGTGCGTTCGGCTCGACCAGACGCTCGCGCACCGCGCGGTAGCGTGTCAGTCGCCTCTTCCTACGAACCACCTCCTGGAGCACCGATGCCCCTCGTCGCCGGCGTGGACACGTCCACGCAGTCCTGCAAGATCGTCGTGCGCGACGCCGAGACCGGCGCGCTGGTCCGCACCGGTTCCGCCAAGCACCCGGACGGCACGGAGGTGGACCCGCGGCACTGGTGGGACGCCTTCCAGGAGGCGGCGGCCGCGGCGGGCGGCCTCGCCGACGTCGCCGCGCTCTCCGTGGGCGGCCAGCAGCACGGCATGGTCACCCTCGACGTCGACGGCAACGTCGTCCGGCCGGCGCTGCTCTGGAACGACACCCGCTCCGCGCCGTCGGCCGAAGCCCTGATCACCGAGCTCGGCGATGGCGACCGCGCCGCGGGCGCGCAGGCCTGGGCCGACGCCGTCGGCTCCGTGCTGGTCGCCTCCCTCACCGTGACCAAGCTGCGCTGGCTACACGACAACGAGCCGGAGAACGCGGCGCGCGTCGCCGCCGTCGCGCTCCCCCACGACTGGCTGTCCTGGCGCATCGCGGGCTACGGGCCCGCAGGCGACCCGACCGCTCCCCTGGGCCCGCAGCTCGACAAGCTGTTCACTGACCGCTCGGACGCCTCGGGCACCGGGTACTACGACGCCTCCGTCGGCGAGTACCGGCCCGACCTGCTGGAACGCGCCCTGGGCCGGACCGACGTCCTGCTGCCGCGCGTCGTCGGCGTCGCCGAGGCGGGCGCCGTCGCGCACCCGAGCGTGGCGGGCGCCGACGTCGACGGCGGGGCCCTGATCGGCCCCGGCGCGGGCGACAACGCGGGCGCGTCCCTCGGCCTGGGCATGACGCCGGGCGACATCGCCATCTCGATCGGCACGTCGGGCGTGGTGTCCGCCGTCGCGCCGAAGCGCACCGCGGACGGTTCCGGCGCGATCAACGGCTTCGCCGACGCGACCGGCAACGCCCTGATGCTCGCCGTCACGCTCAACGCGGCGCGCGTCGTGGACGCGGCGCGCGAGGTGCTCAACGTCGACTTCGACGAGCTGGCCGAGCTCGCGCTGCAGGCCCCGCCCGGGTCCGACGGCCTGGTGCTCGTGCCGTACCTGGAGGGCGAGCGCACCCCCAACCGGCCCGACGCCACCGGCACGCTGCACGGCATCCGCCTGGCGACCTCGACCCGCGCCCACCTGGCCCGGGCCTACATCGAGGGCATGCTGTGCGGGCTCGCCGACGGCCTCGACGCACTGCGCGCGCAGGACGTCTCGGTGGAGCGCGTCATGCTGATCGGCGGGGCGGCGCAGTCGCCGGCCGTGCAGCAGATCGCCCCGCAGGTCTTCGGGCTCCCCATCGGCATCCCCGAGCCGGGCGAGTACGTGGCCGACGGCGCCGCGCGCCAGGCGGCCTGGACGCTCGCCGCGGCCTCCGCCGAGGGCGGCGCGGACGACGTCGCCCCACCCGCCTGGTCGACGACGATCGCGGCCACGCTGGCCGCCGACCCGAAGCCCGTGGTCCGCGAGCAGTACGCGGCGGTCAGCGACCTGGTCTGACCTGCCCGTACGCGCGCCCCGGTCAGTCGGGGCGCGTGTACCGCAGGTGCCGGAACCGCAGCCCGGAGGACGACGTCGTCCAGTCCGTCGCGGAGGCGACCGCCCACTCCGGACCGATCTCCGGGGCGTAGACGTCGCCCTCGACCTCGGTGTTGATCTCGCTGACCTCGAGCACATCGGCCACGGGCAGCGCCGCGTTGTAGACCTGGGACCCGCCGATCACCCAGATCTCGTCCCCGCCCGGGGCCTCGGCCGCGAGCCCGAGCGCCTCGCTGAGGGACGCGGTCGCGACGACGCTGTCGCCGGCGTCCGGGACCCCGAACGGGCCGCGCGACGAGACCACGATGTTGGTGCGGCCCGGCAGCGGGCGCCTGGGCAGCGACTCCCAGGTGAGCCGGCCCATCACCACGGGGTGTCCCGACGTGGTCCGCTTGAAGTGCGCGAAGTCCTCCGGCACGTGCCACGGGATGTCGCCGCCCGCGCCGATCACGGGCCGGCCTGCGGCGTCGCGCGCCTGTCCCCAGATGAGCCCGATCATCAGACGGCGATCGGGGCCTTGATGGTGGGGTGCGAGACGTACCCCAGCACCTCGACGTCCTCGAACTCGTAGTCGAAGATCGAGTCGCGCGGCGCGAGCCGCAGGGACGGGTAGGGGTACGGGTCGCGCGCGAGCTGCGTCTCGACCTGCTCCACGTGGTTGTCGTAGATGTGCACGTCGCCGCCGGTCCACACGAACTCGCCGACCTCGAGGCCGGTCTGCGCCGCGACCATGTGCGTGAGCAGCGCGTACGAGGCGATGTTGAACGGCACCCCGAGGAACAGGTCGGCGGAGCGCTGGTAGAGCTGGCAGCTCAGCTTGCCGTCGGCCACGTAGAACTGGAACAGGGCATGGCACGGCGGCAGCGCCATGTCGTCCACCTCGGCCGGGTTCCACGCCGTGACGATGTGCCGGCGCGAGTCCGGGTTGGTGCGGATCTGCTCGACCACCTTGGCGATCTGGTCCACGTGCCCGCCGTCGGGCGTGGGCCAGGAGCGCCACTGGACCCCGTAGACCGGGCCCAGCTCGCCGGACTCGTCGGCCCAGTCGTCCCAGATCTTCACGCCGCGCTCCTGCAGCCAGCGCACGTTGGAGTCGCCGCGCAGGAACCAGAGCAGCTCGTACACGACCGACTTGAGGTGCACGCGCTTGGTGGTGACCAGCGGGAAGCCCTGGGCCAGGTCGTACCGGATCTGCCGCCCGAACACGCTGCGGGTGCCGGTGCCGGTGCGGTCGCCCTTGCGGGTCCCGGTGGCGAGCACGTCGCGGAGCAGGTCCTCGTACGGGGTGTCGATCTCGGTCATGGGGCAAGCGTACGTCTGCTCCCGTCGAGGACCCGGGAGGGGTGCTCGCGCGTCACCCCTGCTGCGCGCGCAGCTCCCTGAGCCGCACACCACGCCGCCGGTAGAGCACGCCCATGGTCACGATCACGAGCGCCACCACGCCGCCGACGACGGCGCCCCACGCCGACCCGCCGCGGAACGCGGGACCGTCCACGTCGAGGATGCGCTCGCCCGCGTGCGCCGCGGCCGACGTGCCGAGCACGATCCCCAGGGTCAGCAGGTTCGGGATCGCGAACACGACCGCCAGGGCGAGGAACGCGCTGCGCACCTGGAGGGACTTCCTGGTGAGCACCGCCTGCGCCAGGAACAGCACCGGGACCAGCGTGAACACGGCGCCGACCATCAGCCCCCACCACGCGCCCGCGGCGAACGAGCCGTCCACGGCGTTGCCAATCACCTGCGCCCACCAGCGCGGGAGGAACGCGTCGAGGAACAGATAGATCAGCCAGACGGCCAGGACCACCCCGGCCACGGCGAGCAGCCGCTTCACGATGTCGCGCCAGTCAGGCGTCCACAGCACCTTCCCGCTGCCCGACGTCGTACCGGCCGCCCCCTGCTCACCGCTCAGCTTCTCCCCCATCGCAGAATCGTCGCAGCGCAGGGGCGGATCGGCGCGGCGAACGGGCCGGTCCGAGGGCCGGACAGGGCGGCCGACGGGAACGTCGCGGAGGCCGTCCGCGTTGACCACTAGGCCGACCGACCGGGACCCGCTGCGCCCAGCTACGTGACCGTGTCGGTGACCAGTGGAAGGATCACCCTCATGACGGAGCAGACGACCACCCCGGGAGCCACGAGCAACGAGGACGCCGTGACCCCCTCGCCCACGGACCCGCTGTGGGTGGAGCGCAACGGCACGCGGACGTACACGGGCTTCTCCGCCCGCGGCGCCAGCGTCGAGATCGGGCCGGCGAGCGCCGGCGCGGTGTTCACGCCGGGCGAGCTGCTGAAGATCGCGCTCGCCGCCTGCGCCGGGATGAGCAGCGACCGCGCCTTCTCGCGCCGTCTGGGTGACGACTACAGGACCACCATCCGGGTCGAGGACCCGAAGGACATGGCGGAGGACCGGTACCCGGTCCTCACGGAGACGTTCGAGATCGACCTGTCCTCCCTCGACGACGAGGACCGGGCAAAGCTCCTGACGATCGCCCAGCGATCGATCGACAAGGCATGCACCGTGGGCCGCACGCTCAAGGCGGGCGCCCAGATCCCGGACGCGCAGTTCAACCAGCCGGAGGGCTGACATGACCGACGACAAGAAGCTGACCAGGGCCGAGTCCAACGGCAGGGCGACCCCCGGCGACGCACTCGTGAAGCCGGACGACTCCCTGCACGTCACCAAGGCGGACTGGCTGAACTACAAGCCGGACGGCCCGCTCGACCACCTGGTCGACCGGGCGGTGACCATCCCGTCCGCGACCATCCACAAGCATGTGGACAAGATCCGCGCGCGGAACCCCGACGCCTCGCCGGCGGAGATCGTCAAGCTGCTGGAGAAGGAGTACCTGCGGGTCATCCAGACCACGGGCAGCGCGGTCGGCGCGGCCGCCGCGATCCCGGCGGTCGGCACGGCGGCGAGCGTCGCGCTGTCGACGAGCGACGTGGCGACGTTCTTCGCGTCGTCTGCGGCGTTCTCGCTCGCCATCGCCGACGTGCACGGCATCGATGTGCAGGACGTCCCACGCCGGCGCGCGCTCCTGCTCGCCACGGTGCTCGGCGACAAGGGTGCCAAGGACGTCGAGGACGCCATCGGCGGTTCGGGCGTCGCGTGGGGCAAGGTGCTGCTCACGAGCATGCCGCGCGGCACGCTCCAGCGCGTGAACAAGGCGCTGACGCACCAGTTCATCAAGAAGCAGATCGCCAAGCAGGGCAGCCTGCTGCTGGGCCGCATCCTGCCGTTCGGCATCGGCGCCGTCGTCGGCCTGGTCGGGGCACGCGCGCTCGGCCACACCGTGATCGCGCAGTCCCGCGCCGCGTTCGGTCCCCCGCCGGACCGGTTCCCGCGCGTCATCGAGCAGAAGTAGGCCGCGCCGCCCCTCCGGGGGCCGCGCGGCACCCCCTCCGGGGTGCCTTAAGACCCATATCAACCAGCGGATCGGCAGGATTCCGGGAGCCGACCTAGGCTGCCGTTCATGGCGGAAACGACGCACGGCGCCCTCGCGCCGACGTACCATCCCCTGCCGATAACGATCGCGCGGGCGCACGGTACGCACGTATGGGACACGGACGGCAACGAGTTCCTCGACTTCCTGTCGGGTTACTCGGCCCTGAACTTCGGGCATCTGCACCAAGGGCTGGTGGCTGCGGCGATGACGCAGCTGCGCCAGGTGACGCTCACGTCCCGTGCGTTCGACCACGACCGGCTCGAGGAGTTCGCCCAGCGGCTCGTCGAGGTCGTGGGACCGCTGACCACCGGCGGCGAGGACAGCCTCGTGGTGCCGATGAACACCGGCGCGGAGGCCGTGGAGACCGCGATCAAGGCGGTCCGCAAGTGGGGCTACGACGTGCGCGGTGTCCCCGCGGACCAGGCGACGATCATCGTGGCCGGCGGCAACTTCCACGGCCGCACCACCACGCTGGTCGGCCTGTCGGACGACCCCGTCTCGCACGACGGGTTCGGCCCGTTCGCCCCCGGGTTCGTCCGGGTGCCCTTCGGCGACCTGGCCGCGGTGGCCGACGCCGTGGACGACACGACGGTCGCCGTCCTGATGGAGCCCGTGCAGGGCGAGGCAGGCGTCGTGGTGCCGCCGGACGACTTCTGGCCGGGCCTGCGCGCCCTCACCGCGGAGAAGAACATCGCGCTCGTGGCCGACGAGGTCCAGTCGGGCCTGGGCCGCACCGGCACCACGCTGGCCTGCGAGCTCTGGGACGTGCAGCCGGACCTGGTCTGTCTGGGCAAGGCGCTGGGCGGCGGCATCGTCGCGGTCTCCGCGGTGGTCGGCAAGCCCGAGATCCTGAACGTCCTGACGCCGGGCACGCACGGCTCGACGTTCGGTGGCAACCCGCTGGCCTGCGCGGTCGGCGTCGCGGCCCTCGACCTGCTCTCGACGGGGCAGTACCAGGCGCGCGCCGCGGCGTCGGGCAAGGTGCTCCAGGAACGGCTCGACGCGCTCGTGGAGCAGGGCCTGCTCACCGGGTCGCGCTGCGTGGGGCTCTGGGCGGGGATCGACGTCGACCCGGCGCTCGGCACCGGCCGCGAGCTGTGCGAGGCGCTGCTGGAGCGCGGCGTCCTCGCCAAGGACACGCACGCGTCGACGATCCGCCTGTCCCCGCCGCTGTCGATCGTGCAGCCCGAGCTGGAGATGGCGCTGGACATCCTGGAGGAGTCGCTCGTGGCGCTCCGGGACGGCGGTTCCGAGGGCGGCCCGGGTGAGGGTTCCGAGGACGGCGGCTCGGACGGCGAGGCGCGGGCGGAGGTCGAGGAGCCGGCGGAGGCGGAGGATGATGAGCCGGCTTCGGCCGACACGACGAAGACCGAGGCACCGGCGTCCGATGCCGAGACACCCGAGGCTCCCGAGGAGGCCGATGCGGGCACCCCATCTGCGGACACCTCAGACATCCCGGACGCCAAGGTGACCCCGCCGCGCAAACGGCGTCGGCCCAAACTGTCACCGACCGCCGGCTGAGCGTATTCTCCCGGGGGTGACCACTACGACGTCGTCCCACCACACCGCCATGCTCCCCGCACTCGCGGAGCTCCAGCAGGCCTACGCC
This window harbors:
- the rocD gene encoding ornithine--oxo-acid transaminase — protein: MAETTHGALAPTYHPLPITIARAHGTHVWDTDGNEFLDFLSGYSALNFGHLHQGLVAAAMTQLRQVTLTSRAFDHDRLEEFAQRLVEVVGPLTTGGEDSLVVPMNTGAEAVETAIKAVRKWGYDVRGVPADQATIIVAGGNFHGRTTTLVGLSDDPVSHDGFGPFAPGFVRVPFGDLAAVADAVDDTTVAVLMEPVQGEAGVVVPPDDFWPGLRALTAEKNIALVADEVQSGLGRTGTTLACELWDVQPDLVCLGKALGGGIVAVSAVVGKPEILNVLTPGTHGSTFGGNPLACAVGVAALDLLSTGQYQARAAASGKVLQERLDALVEQGLLTGSRCVGLWAGIDVDPALGTGRELCEALLERGVLAKDTHASTIRLSPPLSIVQPELEMALDILEESLVALRDGGSEGGPGEGSEDGGSDGEARAEVEEPAEAEDDEPASADTTKTEAPASDAETPEAPEEADAGTPSADTSDIPDAKVTPPRKRRRPKLSPTAG